A part of Rattus rattus isolate New Zealand chromosome 4, Rrattus_CSIRO_v1, whole genome shotgun sequence genomic DNA contains:
- the Fam43a gene encoding protein FAM43A, whose translation MLPWKKHKFELLAEAPPRQASKPKGYAVSLHYSALSSLARACPEGALSRVGSMFRSKRKKLHITSEDPTYTVLYLGNATTIQARGDGCTDLAVGKIWSKSEAGRQGTKMKLTVSAQGIRMVHAEERALRRPGHLYLLHRVTYCVADARLPKVFAWVYRHELKHKAVMLRCHAVLVSKPEKAQAMALLLYQTSANALAEFKRLKRRDDARHQQQELVGAHTIPLVPLRKLLLHGPCCYKPPVERSRSAPKLGSITEDLLGEQQEEELQEEEEEEHLEGCLEEEEEEEEEEEEEEDRVGDGDPAEEEAETQRALVVAMQLECEDLLDPLENGHEEALGDGGVSLGPSSGTPLPLSGCASDMKAQLSQLISDLGDLSFGNDVSTLESDLRVTRLLSGESTGSESSIEGGGLDATWASPGNPSGHADSTSLDEPYSG comes from the coding sequence ATGCTGCCGTGGAAGAAGCACAAGTTCGAGCTGCTGGCCGAGGCGCCGCCGCGGCAGGCGTCCAAGCCTAAGGGCTACGCTGTGAGCCTGCACTACTCCGCGCTCAGCTCCCTGGCGAGAGCCTGCCCGGAAGGCGCGCTCAGCCGGGTGGGCAGCATGTTCCGCTCCAAGCGCAAGAAGCTGCACATCACCAGTGAGGACCCCACTTACACTGTGCTCTACCTGGGGAATGCCACCACCATCCAGGCGCGCGGGGACGGTTGCACTGACCTAGCGGTGGGCAAGATCTGGAGCAAGAGTGAGGCCGGCCGTCAAGGGACTAAGATGAAGCTGACCGTGAGTGCGCAAGGCATCCGCATGGTGCATGCCGAGGAACGAGCGCTGCGACGTCCCGGACACCTCTACCTGCTGCACCGCGTCACCTACTGTGTGGCAGACGCGCGGTTGCCCAAAGTCTTCGCCTGGGTGTACCGGCATGAGCTGAAGCACAAGGCGGTAATGCTACGCTGCCACGCGGTGCTGGTGTCCAAGCCGGAGAAGGCTCAGGCCATGGCCCTGCTGCTCTACCAGACGTCAGCCAACGCTCTGGCAGAGTTTAAACGTCTCAAGCGGCGGGATGATGCACGTCACCAGCAGCAGGAGTTGGTGGGCGCACACACCATCCCCTTAGTGCCGCTGCGCAAGCTGCTCTTGCACGGACCTTGCTGCTACAAGCCGCCAGTGGAGCGTAGCCGCAGCGCTCCCAAGCTGGGCTCCATCACCGAGGACCTGCTTGGGgaacagcaggaggaggagctgcaggaagaagaagaagaggagcacCTCGAgggctgcctggaggaggaggaggaggaggaggaggaggaggaagaagaagaggaccGCGTGGGGGATGGGGATCCAGCAGAGGAAGAGGCTGAGACGCAGAGGGCGCTGGTGGTGGCCATGCAGTTGGAATGTGAGGACTTGCTGGACCCGCTGGAAAATGGCCACGAGGAGGCGTTGGGGGACGGTGGGGTCTCTCTGGGCCCCAGCTCCGGGACACCACTTCCTCTGTCAGGCTGTGCTTCAGACATGAAGGCCCAACTGTCACAGCTTATTAGTGACCTGGGTGACCTTAGCTTTGGCAATGACGTGAGCACCCTGGAGTCCGACTTAAGGGTGACACGCCTGCTGTCGGGCGAGAGCACAGGCAGCGAGAGCTCCATCGAGGGTGGAGGCCTGGACGCCACCTGGGCCAGCCCTGGCAACCCATCCGGCCATGCTGACAGCACCAGCCTAGATGAGCCCTACTCAGGCTAA